From Dermochelys coriacea isolate rDerCor1 chromosome 8, rDerCor1.pri.v4, whole genome shotgun sequence, the proteins below share one genomic window:
- the ATPAF1 gene encoding ATP synthase mitochondrial F1 complex assembly factor 1 isoform X1: MWGAGGEPMAGALQQASGLYRGALALRSRAVLRPLGLLSPPARLLAVPRGPAGGGEPGLEENPFYGRYRDKILALRRSNPGVFESRMEKRSEVKKQPVGHSKQTEFIRYMEEKAGALGTKASKEGFTKDKTLDSILNVEMVKEKTPEEIKQIWKQYFSAKDTVYAVIPAETFDVIWKRARNCPSFLCALPRKEGYEFFVGQWSGTELHFTALINIQTRGETASSQLILYHYPELQKEKGIVLMTAEMDSSFLNVPEAQCIANQVQLFYATDRPETYGLVETFNHRPNEFKYMAVIAELEQSGLGRELRP; this comes from the exons ATGTGGGGCGCCGGGGGGGAGCCGATGGCGGGGGCTCTGCAGCAGGCGTCCGGCCTGTACCGGGGGGCGCTGGCGCTGCGCAGCCGGGCCGTGCTGCGGCCCCTGGGCCTGCTCTCCCCGCCGGCCCGGCTGCTGGCGGTGCCGCGGGGCCCAGCCGGGGGGGGCGAGCCCGGCCTGGAGGAGAACCCCTTCTACGGGAGGTACCGGGACAAGATCCTGGCGCTGCGCAG ATCCAATCCAGGTGTTTTTGAATCCCGCATGGAGAAACGAAGTGAAGTGAAAAAGCAGCCAGTGGGACATTCCAAGCAAACGGAATTTATCAGATATATGGAAGAAAAG gcAGGAGCCTTGGGCACAAAGGCATCAAAGGAAGGATTCACAAAAGACAAG ACACTTGATTCAATACTTAATGTTGAAATGGTGAAAGAGAAAACACCAGAGGAAATAAAACAG ATCTGGAAGCAATATTTTTCTGCAAAAGATACAGTTTATGCAGTTATTCCT GCAGAGACGTTCGATGTAATATGGAAGCGGGCCCGGAATTGTCCGTCG tTTCTGTGTGCTTTGCCAAGGAAAGAAGGCTACGAGTTTTTTGTGGGGCAGTGGTCAGGGACAGAACTGCACTTCACCGCGCTTATAAACATTCAG ACCCGAGGTGAAACTGCCTCTAGCCAGTTGATCTTGTACCATTATCCTGAACTTCAGAAGGAAAAGGGAATAGTGCTAATGACAGCCGAAATGGACTCCAGTTTCCTG AATGTCCCCGAAGCTCAATGCATAGCCAATCAGGTGCAGCTTTTCTATGCAACGGATCGTCCAGAGACCTATGGATTAGTGGAGACCTTCAATCACAGACCTAATGAGTTTAAGTACATGGCCGTTATAGCAGAGCTTGAGCAGAGTGGACTTGGAAGAGAACTGAGACCTTGA
- the ATPAF1 gene encoding ATP synthase mitochondrial F1 complex assembly factor 1 isoform X2 yields the protein MWGAGGEPMAGALQQASGLYRGALALRSRAVLRPLGLLSPPARLLAVPRGPAGGGEPGLEENPFYGRYRDKILALRRSNPGVFESRMEKRSEVKKQPVGHSKQTEFIRYMEEKAGALGTKASKEGFTKDKTLDSILNVEMVKEKTPEEIKQIWKQYFSAKDTVYAVIPAETFDVIWKRARNCPSFLCALPRKEGYEFFVGQWSGTELHFTALINIQTRGETASSQLILYHYPELQKEKGIVLMTAEMDSSFLVRESHIVSLVIF from the exons ATGTGGGGCGCCGGGGGGGAGCCGATGGCGGGGGCTCTGCAGCAGGCGTCCGGCCTGTACCGGGGGGCGCTGGCGCTGCGCAGCCGGGCCGTGCTGCGGCCCCTGGGCCTGCTCTCCCCGCCGGCCCGGCTGCTGGCGGTGCCGCGGGGCCCAGCCGGGGGGGGCGAGCCCGGCCTGGAGGAGAACCCCTTCTACGGGAGGTACCGGGACAAGATCCTGGCGCTGCGCAG ATCCAATCCAGGTGTTTTTGAATCCCGCATGGAGAAACGAAGTGAAGTGAAAAAGCAGCCAGTGGGACATTCCAAGCAAACGGAATTTATCAGATATATGGAAGAAAAG gcAGGAGCCTTGGGCACAAAGGCATCAAAGGAAGGATTCACAAAAGACAAG ACACTTGATTCAATACTTAATGTTGAAATGGTGAAAGAGAAAACACCAGAGGAAATAAAACAG ATCTGGAAGCAATATTTTTCTGCAAAAGATACAGTTTATGCAGTTATTCCT GCAGAGACGTTCGATGTAATATGGAAGCGGGCCCGGAATTGTCCGTCG tTTCTGTGTGCTTTGCCAAGGAAAGAAGGCTACGAGTTTTTTGTGGGGCAGTGGTCAGGGACAGAACTGCACTTCACCGCGCTTATAAACATTCAG ACCCGAGGTGAAACTGCCTCTAGCCAGTTGATCTTGTACCATTATCCTGAACTTCAGAAGGAAAAGGGAATAGTGCTAATGACAGCCGAAATGGACTCCAGTTTCCTGGTAAGAGAATCCCATATTGTTTCCTTAGTGATCTTCTAA